From the Streptomyces sp. NBC_00654 genome, the window ACCGCCTTCGGGATCTCGGTCGACGAGTCGGAGGCACAGGCGCAGGCACAAGCACAGGCGCAGTCCGAGGGGCAGACGCAGGCGGCCGCTCCCGGGGAGGCCGCACACGGGCCGCACACGGCCCACCCGCTCGGCCCCGACTCCCAGGCCACGGTCCAGCACCACCAGCCCTCGTACGGCTACCCACAGCCCGTCTCCGCCCCGCCCGCGTACGGCTACCCGCAGCCCGGACCGGCTTCCGCCCCGCCGGCGTACGGATATCCGCAGCCCGAGCCCGCCACCGCGGCGCCCGGATACGGCTACCCGCAGCCCGAGCCCGCGGCGGCCTCGTCCGGATACGGCTACCCGCAGCCCGCGGCGGCCTCGACCGGATACGGCTACCCGCAGCCCGCGGCGGCCGCCGCACACGCACCGGACCCGCACTTCACGCTGCCCCCGCAGGGCCCGCAGTTCATCCGTTCCTGAGCCGCCGGGCCGCTGCGCACCCGGACCGCGTATCCGGCCGCCGGTCGGCACCGGTGCTCAGGTCCGGGTTTTGTAGCCGCGCCCCCACTGCATCCCGAAGCCGTACATCCGGTCCAGCTCCGACTGGAAGCCGTAGACGAATTTCACCTCGCGCCGCACGATGAGCTCGTCCTTGATGTTCTCCACGGTGAACACGGCGCAGGAGCGGGCCTGCGGGGCGCGCTCGTCCAGCTCGATCTCGATCCGCGGGCCGTTGCCCGGGTAGAGCGTCACCTTGGCGTGCGTACGGTCGAACGCGGGCGTCTGGTCGTAGATGTAGACGAAGAACAGCAGCCGCTTGATCTGGTCGCGCTGGTCGAGATTGACGTAGACCGTCTCCCCCGACGGCGCCCCGAAGCGGTCGTCGCCGCTGAGTCTGATGTACGGCGGGGCGTTCAGATCACCTATCAGGTTGCCCAGGGGCTGCACGACTCCCTTGGTGCCGTCCTGGAGTTCGTACATGCAGCCGAGGTCCAGGTCGACGTTGACCATGCCCTGGGTGTGCGCCTGGACCACATCGGGCTTGAAGAGCTTGAACGGGCGCAGCAGCGAGCCGCTCTCGCCCGACCTGCCGGAGATGTCCGCGCTCCGCATCCGCCAGGACAGGTTCACCCGGAGGTTGCCGGAGAGCGCGCCCTGTTTGTTCAGCGAGACCGTGGCGTTCCGTTTGGAGAGCACGATGGAACTCGTCGCGGAATTGCCCGACTCGAACTGTGCTGCGCGCCCCGGCCACACGCCGTCGAAGAAGCCCATCCCAACCCCCATGTGAATCGTGGCGCGGCCGGTGCCCGGCCCCGCCCCCCGCACGTACCCCTGCTGCCCCTGCTGTCCCCCGCTGTCCCCCCGCCACCGCGGAGCGTACGGCGGCCACCGGGGCACATGACCGCGGGGCGGCCACCGGGCCGGGTCCGGATTTCGCCGGAGAGCCGTCGCCGTGTGGGCCGCCCCGCAGAGAGCGTTCCTCAATACCTACCGGGTCACACCCCGGAGGAGGCTTCCGCCTTGGAACCGGAGCTGTCGCCCCCGTCGCCGCCGGCCGCGGCGATCGCCTTGTTGCGGCGGACCGAGGACCAGAAGGACCAGCCGATCAGTACGACGCCGACGGAGCCGGTGATGAACTCGTTGATCTCGTACTGGATGGTGACGAGCAGGATGGCCGCCAGCGCGCCGATGGCGTAGTGGGCGCCGTGCTCCAGGTAGACGTAGTCGTCCAGCGTGCCCTCGCGGACCAGGTAGACGGTGAGCGAACGGACGTACATGGCACCGATACCGAGGCCGAGGGCCATCAGCACGATCTCGTTGGTGATGGCGAAGGCGCCGATGACACCGTCGAAGGAGAAGGACGCGTCCAGGACCTCCAGGTAGAGGAACATGAAGAACGCGGCCTTGCCCGCGAGGCCGACCGCGGAGACGGACTTGCCCGCCTTCTTGGCCTCTTCCTCGGCCTCGTGCTCGCGCTCCTCCTCCTCTTCGAGCTTGTTCTCGAAGAAGCCGGAGAGCCCGCCGACCACGAGGTACGTGATCAGACCCGCGATACCGGAGAGCATGACGGTCGACGCCTTGTCCACGTGCCCGCCACCGTGCTGGTGGGCCTGGGTCGCGAACGTCAGCGCCGTGATCAGCAGCACGATCAGCGCGATGCAGACCGACAGCATGTCGACCTTGCCGAGCTTGGCGAGCGGGCGCTCGATCCAGCGCAGCCACTGGATGTCACGGTCCTCGAAAATGAAGTCGAGGAAGATCATGAGAAGGAACATGCCACCGAAGGCGGCGATCGACGGATGCGCGTCCGTGACCAGTTCCTTGTACCTGTCAGGGTCGTTGAAGGAAAGATCGATCGCCTCGATCGGGCCGAGCTGTGCACTGACGGCCACGATCACGACGGGGAAGACCAGCCGCATACCGAAGACCGCGATGAGCACACCCACCGTGAGGAAGATCTTCTGCCAGAAGGCATTCATCTTCTTCAGGATTCCGGCGTTGATCACCGCGTTGTCGAAGGACAGCGAGATCTCCAGGACCGACAGGATCGCCACAATGCCGAATGCCTGCCACCCCCCGTAGAACGCCGCTGCGACCAGACCGATCGCGGTGACCGCGAACGACCAGCCGAAGGTTTTCAGAACCACTGGCTACCCCATCGTGTTATGTAAGGGTCTCCCCAGGTGTGTACGGGGCTCCCCCGCGCCGTGCGCGGTTTTACGAAACGTTGACCCCGAAGTCTAGAGCGATACCTCTCAGCCCCGACGCGTACCCCTGCCCCACTGCACGGAATTTCCACTCGCCGTTGTACCGGTAGAGCTCTCCGAAGATCATCGCGGTCTCCGTCGAGGCGTCCTCGCTCAGGTCGTAGCGCGCCAGCTCCTGGCCGTCCGCCTGATTCACCACGCGGATGAAGGCATTGCTGACCTGCCCGAAGGTCTGCCCGCGATTGTCCGCCTCATGGATCGAGACCGGGAAGATGATCTTGTCGCAGTGGGCGGGTACCTGGTCGAGGTGCACGATGACCGACTCGTCGTCGCCATCGCCCTCACCCGTGAGGTTGTCACCGGTGTGCTCCACGGAGCCGTCCGGGCTGGTGAGGTTGTTGTAGAAGACGAACCACTCGTCGCCGAGCACCCGTCCCGACTGGCACAGCAGCGCGCTGGCGTCGAGGTCGAAGTCGGCTCCGGTGGTGGCCCGTGCGTCCCAGCCGAGCCCGATCAGCACCTGGGTGAGGTTGGGAGCGGCCTTGGAGAGGGAGACATTGCCTCCCTTGGCGAGCGTGACGCCCATGTGTGTCCTCCCCGAGTCGTTGGACGATGTCGCCGGACGCTCGGACGCCCGGGTGAGGGCGCGTGAGCGCCCTGTTGAGCACGTCCGGCGCCGCACACATCGTGCGGCGCCGGACGGGTTGGTGCTGATGGCGGCTCAGCGCTGCGGCGGAGCTGTCACCGGGCGTCGGTCAGACGTTGACGCCGAAGTCCTGCGCGATGCCGCGCAGACCCGAGGCGTAGCCCTGGCCGATGGCGCGGAACTTCCACTCCGCCCCGTTGCGGTACAGCTCGCCGAAGACCATGGCGGTCTCGGTCGAGGCGTCCTCGCTCAGGTCGTAGCGCGCCAGCTCCGTGTTGTCGGCCTGGTTGACCACGCGGATGTACGCGTTGCGCACCTGGCCGAAGCTCTGCTGACGGCTCTCGGCCTCGTAGATCGAGACCGGGAAGACGATCTTGTCCACATCGGCCGGCACACCGGCCAGGTTCACCTTGACGACCTCGTCGTCACCCTCGCCCTCACCGGTGAGGTTGTCACCGGTGTGCTCGACGGAACCGTCGGGGCTCTTGAGGTTGTTGAAGAAAACGAAATTCCCGTCGTTTCCGACCTTGCCCTCGGCGTTCGTCAGCAGGGCGCTGGCGTCGAGGTCGAAGTCACCACCGGTGGTGGTACGGGCATCCCAGCCCAGACCGACGATGACCGCGGTCAGGTTGGGCGCGGCCTTGGTCAGCGAGACGTTGCCGCCCTTGCTGAGGCTGACTCCCACGAGTCCTCCCATAGGTTTTCAGGGGCCGGCAGACACCAGCGTCCCCGTCGTGCGTTGGTATCGGATCAACGATTGGATCCTAGTGACCGGTTCCCTGCCAAAACAGGCTTTTGGCCGGGCGTCGCGATTCCGGGACCGGAGCCCCGCCGTTCCGGGACCGGAGCCTCCCGGATCCGGGGTTCCGATCGCCGGAGTTCCGATCGCCGGGGTTCCGGGATCAGATCGCCGGAGTTCCGGGTTCCGATCGCCGGGTTTCCGGGATCAGATCGCCGCGAGCGCCGTGATGTAGTCCTTGAGGTCGCGTGCGTCGGGCAGACCGTTGACCACGGTCCAGCGGACGACGCCCTCCTTGTCGATGATGAAGGTGCCGCGCACCGCGCAGCCCTTCTCCTCGTCGAAGACGCCGTACGCCCGCGAGGTCGCGCCGTGCGGCCAGAAGTCGGAGACCAGCGGGTACTCCAGGCCCTCCTGCTCGGCGAAGACCCGCAGGGTGTGGATGGAGTCGTTGGAGACGGCGAGGAGCTGGGTGTCGTCGTTCTCGAACTGCGGCAGCTCATCGCGGAGCGCGCACAGCTCACCCGTGCAGACGCCGGTGAAGGCGAACGGGTAGAACAGCAGCACCACGTTCTTCTCGCCCCGGAAGTCCGAGAGCCTCACGGTCCGGCCGTGGTTGTCCTTCAGCTCGAAATCCGGGGCCTGGGTGCCGACCTCGATCGCCATGGAACGCGTCCCTTCGCTACGTCACCGCTTGACCGGACTGGGCCGTCCGGGTGGCACCCACCCTACGCATGGGCGGGGTACCGGCACGTACGAAGGCCCCCGGGGGCGTGATCGCCGCCGGGGGCCCCGGGTGATGAGAGAGCGGGTCAGCGCTTGCCCTTGGCCCCCTTGGGGGTGACCAGACGGCTGCCCGTCCAGTCCTTGCCCGCACTGATGCTCTTGGTCTGAGCGAGGCCGGCTGTCTGGGCAGCCTCATTGATGTCGCTCGGTTCGACGTATCCGTCACGGCCGGTCTTCGGCGTCATCAGCCAGACCGTACCGCCGTCCTCGAGCAGACCAATGGCATCCACCAGCGCGTCCGTAAGGTCGCCGTCCTCGTCACGGAACCAGAGCAGGACGACGTCGGCGACGTCGTCGTACTCCTCGTCGACGAGATCCTGGCCGGTAGTGGCCTCAATGCCCTCACGGAGCTCCAGCTCGACGTCGTCGTCGTAGCCGATCTCCTGGACCACTTGTCCGGGCTCGAACCCCAGGCGTGCAGCCGGGTTGGTCCGCTCCTCCGCGTGGTCCGCGGTCGCGCTCACGGGTTGCCTCCTGATCATGTTTCGGAAAATGCTTCAGCCACGCGCGTGCGCGGGGCGTTGGCCGTAGTCCACACGGGCTCGGCGAATCGCGCAAGTACCCAGCGTCCGAGACCGCCTAAACGGTGACGTTCCCTGCCACGTCGCCGCAACTCCGGGCGGTCTCCCGCGGGGCCCTCGATGTCGCCCAATCCGTATACGTCCTTCCTCAGCTTATGCCGTTTCGATCCGGCATTCGGAGCGGAACAGCCTTTGGGAACGCTTGGACGGCTTGGGCGTATGGTTGCGGTTTGGCCCGACCCATCCTTGTGCTGCCCCTACTCGTGCCCCGGACGTGACCGTTCGGAACCTCACGGTTACCCCGCGGTAGAGATGACGTTTACGCCCTCGCGGTACACGATGGAGGCGGCGCACAGCAGATGTCCCGGGGGTACGTTCCCCGTAACCAGGCCCCGTAGAGCAGCACCGAACAGCGAAGGAACAGCGTGGCTTCCGGATCCGATCGCAACCCGATCATCATTGGCGGCCTTCCGAGCCAGGTCCCGGACTTCGATCCCGAAGAGACCCAGGAATGGCTCGACTCCCTCGACGCCGCCGTCGACGAGCGAGGCCGTGAGCGGGCCCGCTATCTGATGCTCCGGCTCATCGAGCGCGCGCGGGAGAAGCGCGTCGCCGTGCCGGAGATGCGCAGCACGGACTATGTGAACACGATCGCCACGAAGGACGAACCGTTCTTCCCGGGCGACGAGGAGATCGAACGCAAGGTCCTCAACGCGACCCGCTGGAACGCGGCCGTGATGGTCTCGCGCGCCCAGCGTCCCGGGATCGGGGTCGGCGGGCACATCGCCACCTTCGCCTCCTCCGCCTCGCTGTACGACGTGGGCTTCAACCACTTCTTCCGCGGCAAGGACCAGGGCGACGGCGGCGACCAGATCTTCTTCCAGGGGCACGCCTCCCCCGGAATCTACGCCCGCGCCTTCCTGCTCGACCGGCTGGACGAGGCGCAGCTCGACGCCTTCCGCCAGGAGAAGTCGAAGGCGCCGAACGGCCTGTCCAGCTACCCGCACCCGCGGCTGATGCCGGACTTCTGGGAGTTCCCGACCGTCTCGATGGGCCTCGGTCCGCTCGGCGCGATCTACCAGGCGCGGATGAACCGCTACATGGAGGCGCGCGGTATCGCCGACACCTCCAAGTCGCACGTGTGGGCCTATCTGGGCGACGGCGAGATGGACGAGCCCGAGTCGCTCGGACAGCTGTCCATCGCCGCCCGTGAGGGCCTGGACAACCTGACCTTCGTCGTCAACTGCAACCTCCAGCGCCTCGACGGGCCGGTACGCGGCAACGGCAAGATCATCCAGGAGCTGGAGTCGCAGTTCCGCGGGGCCGGCTGGAACGTCATCAAGCTGGTCTGGGACCGCACCTGGGACCCGCTGCTCGCGCAGGACCGGACAGGCATCCTGGTCAACAAGCTGAACACCACGCCGGACGGGCAGTTCCAGACGTACGCCACCGAGACGGGTGCGTACATCCGTGAGCACTTCTTCGGCGACGACCCCCGGCTGCGCGACATGGTCAAGGACATGTCGGACCACCAGATCCTGCACCTGGGGCGCGGCGGGCACGACCACCGCAAGGTCTACGCGGCGTACGCGGCGGCCAAGGCCCACAAGGGCCAGCCGACCGTGATCCTCGCGCAGACGGTCAAGGGCTGGACCCTCGGGCCGAACTTCGAGGGCCGCAACGCGACCCACCAGATGAAGAAGCTCACGGTCGAGGACCTCAAGCGCTTCCGCGACCGGCTGCACATCCCGATCACGGACAAGCAGCTGGACGAGGGCTACCCGCCGTACTACCACCCGGGCCGCGACTCGGAAGAGATCCAGTACATGCACGACCGCCGCCAGGGTCTGGGCGGTTATGTCCCGACCCGTGTCGTGCGGTCGAAGCCACTGGCCCTGCCCGAGGACAAGACGTACGCGAGCGCGAAGAAGGGTTCGGGTCAGCAGTCGATCGCCACGACCATGGCGTTCGTCCGCATCTTGAAGGACCTCATGCGGGACAAGGAGATCGGCAAGCGTTTCGTGCTGATCGCGCCCGATGAGTACCGCACCTTCGGTATGGACGCGTTCTTCCCGAGCGCGAAGATCTATAACCCGCTCGGCCAGCAGTACGAAGCGGTGGACCGCGATCTGCTGCTCGCGTACAAGGAGTCGCCGACCGGGCAGATGCTGCACGACGGCATCTCCGAGGCGGGCTGCACGGCCTCGCTGATCGCCGCCGGTTCGGCGTACGCCACGCACGGCGAGCCGCTGATCCCGGTGTACGTCTTCTACTCGATGTTCGGTTTCCAGCGCACCGGCGACCAGTTCTGGCAGATGGCCGACCAGCTGGCGCGCGGCTTCGTGCTGGGCGCCACCGCCGGACGTACGACGCTGACCGGTGAGGGTCTCCAGCACGCCGACGGCCACTCGCAGCTGCTCGCCTCGACGAACCCGGGCTGTGTGGCGTACGACCCGGCCTTCGGGTACGAGATCGCGCACATCGTCAAGGACGGTCTGCGGCGGATGTACGGCGGGACGCCCGAGGAGAACGAGGACGTCTTCTACTACCTGACCGTCTACAACGAGCCGATCCAGCACCCGGCCGAGCCCGAGAACGTGGATGTCGAAGGCATCCTCAAGGGCGTGTACCGCTTCAGCAGCGGCGAGCGGGGGCAGATCCCGGCCCAGATCATGGCGTCCGGTGTGGCGGTCCCGTGGGCGGTGGAGGCACAGCGCATCCTCGCCGAGGAGTGGAACGTCAAGGCGGACGTCTGGTCGGCGACCTCCTGGAACGAGCTGCGCCGCGAGGCCGTGGACGTGGAGCGGTACAACCTGCTGCACCCCGAGGAGGAGCAGCGCGTCCCGTACGTCACGCGGAAGCTGTCCGGCTCCGAGGGCCCGTTCGTGGCGGTCTCGGACTGGATGCGTTCGGTGCCGGACCAGATCGCGCGCTGGGTGCCCGGCGCGTACCAGTCGCTGGGCGCGGACGGCTTCGGCTTCGCCGACACCCGCGGTGCCGCCCGCAGGTTCTTCCACATCGACGCGCAGTCGATCGTCCTCGCGGTGCTCACGGAGCTCGCGAAGGAGGGGAAGATCGACCGTTCGGCGCTGAAGACGGCGGTCGACCGCTACGACCTCCTGGATGTGGCCGCGGCCGATCCGGGCGCGGCGGGCGGCGACGCCTGAGCGCAGGCAGGCACACGCAGGCGCGTGCAGGCGCACGTGGACACACGTGCCGAAGGGCGGTGGGGCCGGTGGCCCCGCCGCCCTTCGGCGTGCCGGGCCGCTCCCGTCCCCGTCAGTTCTCCCAGATCTTGAAGGCCCTGACCTGGTACGGGGAGCGGGGCGTCCAGGTGCCGCCGCCCGGGTACGTCTCGAACTCGGCCGTCTCGG encodes:
- a CDS encoding Tellurium resistance yields the protein MGFFDGVWPGRAAQFESGNSATSSIVLSKRNATVSLNKQGALSGNLRVNLSWRMRSADISGRSGESGSLLRPFKLFKPDVVQAHTQGMVNVDLDLGCMYELQDGTKGVVQPLGNLIGDLNAPPYIRLSGDDRFGAPSGETVYVNLDQRDQIKRLLFFVYIYDQTPAFDRTHAKVTLYPGNGPRIEIELDERAPQARSCAVFTVENIKDELIVRREVKFVYGFQSELDRMYGFGMQWGRGYKTRT
- a CDS encoding DUF475 domain-containing protein, which gives rise to MVLKTFGWSFAVTAIGLVAAAFYGGWQAFGIVAILSVLEISLSFDNAVINAGILKKMNAFWQKIFLTVGVLIAVFGMRLVFPVVIVAVSAQLGPIEAIDLSFNDPDRYKELVTDAHPSIAAFGGMFLLMIFLDFIFEDRDIQWLRWIERPLAKLGKVDMLSVCIALIVLLITALTFATQAHQHGGGHVDKASTVMLSGIAGLITYLVVGGLSGFFENKLEEEEEREHEAEEEAKKAGKSVSAVGLAGKAAFFMFLYLEVLDASFSFDGVIGAFAITNEIVLMALGLGIGAMYVRSLTVYLVREGTLDDYVYLEHGAHYAIGALAAILLVTIQYEINEFITGSVGVVLIGWSFWSSVRRNKAIAAAGGDGGDSSGSKAEASSGV
- a CDS encoding TerD family protein; this translates as MGVTLAKGGNVSLSKAAPNLTQVLIGLGWDARATTGADFDLDASALLCQSGRVLGDEWFVFYNNLTSPDGSVEHTGDNLTGEGDGDDESVIVHLDQVPAHCDKIIFPVSIHEADNRGQTFGQVSNAFIRVVNQADGQELARYDLSEDASTETAMIFGELYRYNGEWKFRAVGQGYASGLRGIALDFGVNVS
- a CDS encoding TerD family protein codes for the protein MGVSLSKGGNVSLTKAAPNLTAVIVGLGWDARTTTGGDFDLDASALLTNAEGKVGNDGNFVFFNNLKSPDGSVEHTGDNLTGEGEGDDEVVKVNLAGVPADVDKIVFPVSIYEAESRQQSFGQVRNAYIRVVNQADNTELARYDLSEDASTETAMVFGELYRNGAEWKFRAIGQGYASGLRGIAQDFGVNV
- a CDS encoding peroxiredoxin, producing MAIEVGTQAPDFELKDNHGRTVRLSDFRGEKNVVLLFYPFAFTGVCTGELCALRDELPQFENDDTQLLAVSNDSIHTLRVFAEQEGLEYPLVSDFWPHGATSRAYGVFDEEKGCAVRGTFIIDKEGVVRWTVVNGLPDARDLKDYITALAAI
- a CDS encoding DUF3052 domain-containing protein, encoding MSATADHAEERTNPAARLGFEPGQVVQEIGYDDDVELELREGIEATTGQDLVDEEYDDVADVVLLWFRDEDGDLTDALVDAIGLLEDGGTVWLMTPKTGRDGYVEPSDINEAAQTAGLAQTKSISAGKDWTGSRLVTPKGAKGKR
- the aceE gene encoding pyruvate dehydrogenase (acetyl-transferring), homodimeric type, which codes for MASGSDRNPIIIGGLPSQVPDFDPEETQEWLDSLDAAVDERGRERARYLMLRLIERAREKRVAVPEMRSTDYVNTIATKDEPFFPGDEEIERKVLNATRWNAAVMVSRAQRPGIGVGGHIATFASSASLYDVGFNHFFRGKDQGDGGDQIFFQGHASPGIYARAFLLDRLDEAQLDAFRQEKSKAPNGLSSYPHPRLMPDFWEFPTVSMGLGPLGAIYQARMNRYMEARGIADTSKSHVWAYLGDGEMDEPESLGQLSIAAREGLDNLTFVVNCNLQRLDGPVRGNGKIIQELESQFRGAGWNVIKLVWDRTWDPLLAQDRTGILVNKLNTTPDGQFQTYATETGAYIREHFFGDDPRLRDMVKDMSDHQILHLGRGGHDHRKVYAAYAAAKAHKGQPTVILAQTVKGWTLGPNFEGRNATHQMKKLTVEDLKRFRDRLHIPITDKQLDEGYPPYYHPGRDSEEIQYMHDRRQGLGGYVPTRVVRSKPLALPEDKTYASAKKGSGQQSIATTMAFVRILKDLMRDKEIGKRFVLIAPDEYRTFGMDAFFPSAKIYNPLGQQYEAVDRDLLLAYKESPTGQMLHDGISEAGCTASLIAAGSAYATHGEPLIPVYVFYSMFGFQRTGDQFWQMADQLARGFVLGATAGRTTLTGEGLQHADGHSQLLASTNPGCVAYDPAFGYEIAHIVKDGLRRMYGGTPEENEDVFYYLTVYNEPIQHPAEPENVDVEGILKGVYRFSSGERGQIPAQIMASGVAVPWAVEAQRILAEEWNVKADVWSATSWNELRREAVDVERYNLLHPEEEQRVPYVTRKLSGSEGPFVAVSDWMRSVPDQIARWVPGAYQSLGADGFGFADTRGAARRFFHIDAQSIVLAVLTELAKEGKIDRSALKTAVDRYDLLDVAAADPGAAGGDA